A genome region from Cydia pomonella isolate Wapato2018A chromosome 21, ilCydPomo1, whole genome shotgun sequence includes the following:
- the LOC133529461 gene encoding myrosinase 1-like isoform X1, with translation MQAGLVFILSVLLVSSAMCTVRSKRKSVARRFPPDFGFGASTAAYQTEGAWDVDGKGWSMWDHLVRTDPNHIANSSTGDIAANSYHNYRRDVQMLKELGSKYYRLSISWPRILPYGRGDYVEPRGIAYYNDLINELLTNGITPFVTMYHWDLPQHLNEQGGWLNEEIIDWFGDYARVLYQNFGDRVKHWLTINEPYIHCLFGYGTGIHAPRLKSPGIFFYECGRNILLAHARAYQIYNEEFRSTQNGQVAIVISSDWAYPASDLLDDLEATEDYFAFHLRQFSDPIFSKTGNYPQRLIDRVQAASTAEGLSTSRLRPFTQEQIDLIRGSSDFMALNSYTSRYVYRNSSLEGAYEIPSNDNDAFLGTHMDESWPPSASPWTREHAPGLYNLLVYIKNIYNNSPIYITETGFSTVGSDLNDDGRVQYHRNYLNSVLDALDEGVDVRGYFAWSLLDNFEWTMGYTLKFGLYQVDMEDVKRTRTPRKSALVYKEIINSRVIDYEYNPDPYADGAVATSVSILLISVAIFNITL, from the exons CGTACTTCTGGTGTCCAGTGCAATGTGCACTGTGAGAAGCAAAAGAAAATCAGTAGCGAGAAGGTTCCCCCCTGACTTTGGTTTTGGAGCATCTACAGCTGCTTATCAGACAGAAGGCGCTTGGGATGTTGATG GCAAAGGTTGGTCAATGTGGGACCACCTAGTTAGAACTGATCCTAATCATATCGCAAATAGCAGCACTGGAGATATTGCGGCTAACTCTTACCATAACTACAGAAGAGATGTTCAGATGCTGAAGGAATTAGGTTCCAAATATTACAG ATTATCAATATCGTGGCCACGAATCCTGCCCTATGGTCGAGGGGACTACGTGGAACCGAGAGGAATCGCTTATTATAATGACTTGATCAACGAGCTCCTTACAAATGGGATCACTCCCTTCGTGACCATGTACCACTGGGATCTCCCTCAACACCTGAACGAGCAAGGAGGATGGTTAAATGAGGAAATTATTGATTGGTTTGGTGATTACGCCAGAGTCCTTTATCAGAATTTCGGAGATCGTGTCAAGCATTGGCTGACTATAAACGAACCTTACATCCATTGCCTCTTTGGCTATGGCACCGGCATCCATGCTCCTCGCCTCAAGTCCCCTGGAATCTTCTTCTACGAGTGCGGAAGGAATATTCTTCTGGCGCATGCCAGGGCATATCAGATCTACAACGAAGAATTTAGGAGCACACAGAATGGACAAGTTGCAATAGTGATAAGCTCAGATTGGGCGTACCCAGCTTCCGATTTGCTAGATGATCTTGAAGCTACTGAGGACTACTTTGCAtttcat CTTCGCCAATTCTCTGATCCCATTTTCTCCAAAACTGGTAACTATCCGCAAAGACTGATAGACCGTGTCCAAGCAGCCAGCACTGCAGAAGGTCTGTCAACTTCTCGTCTTCGCCCCTTCACCCAAGAACAGATCGATCTGATCCGAGGAAGCTCTGATTTTATGGCACTTAATAGCTACACTAGTAGATATGTGTATCGGAACAGTTCATTGGAAGGCGCTTATGAAATACCTTCGAATGATAATGATGCGTTCTTGGGCACTCATATGGATGAGTCGTGGCCCCCTAGTGCCAGTCCTTGGACGAGG GAACACGCACCGGGTCTATATAACCTATTAGTCTACATTAAAAACATCTACAACAATTCTCCTATATATATAACGGAAACCGGTTTTTCGACAGTAGGCTCGGATCTTAATGATGATGGCAGAGTTCAATACCACAGGAACTACTTGAATTCTGTATTGGATGCGTTAGATGAAG gTGTTGATGTCCGTGGATACTTTGCTTGGAGTTTGCTTGACAACTTCGAGTGGACGATGGGTTATAC acTAAAATTTGGTCTTTACCAAGTCGACATGGAAGACGTAAAGCGGACCAGAACGCCACGGAAATCAGCGCTCGTGTACAAGGAGATCATCAATAGTCGTGTGATAGACTATGAGTACAACCCGGACCCGTATGCTGACGGCGCTGTTGCCACAAGTGTATCCATTCTTTTAATATCTGTggcaatttttaatattacgcTTTAA
- the LOC133529461 gene encoding myrosinase 1-like isoform X4 gives MWDHLVRTDPNHIANSSTGDIAANSYHNYRRDVQMLKELGSKYYRLSISWPRILPYGRGDYVEPRGIAYYNDLINELLTNGITPFVTMYHWDLPQHLNEQGGWLNEEIIDWFGDYARVLYQNFGDRVKHWLTINEPYIHCLFGYGTGIHAPRLKSPGIFFYECGRNILLAHARAYQIYNEEFRSTQNGQVAIVISSDWAYPASDLLDDLEATEDYFAFHLRQFSDPIFSKTGNYPQRLIDRVQAASTAEGLSTSRLRPFTQEQIDLIRGSSDFMALNSYTSRYVYRNSSLEGAYEIPSNDNDAFLGTHMDESWPPSASPWTREHAPGLYNLLVYIKNIYNNSPIYITETGFSTVGSDLNDDGRVQYHRNYLNSVLDALDEGVDVRGYFAWSLLDNFEWTMGYTLKFGLYQVDMEDVKRTRTPRKSALVYKEIINSRVIDYEYNPDPYADGAVATSVSILLISVAIFNITL, from the exons ATGTGGGACCACCTAGTTAGAACTGATCCTAATCATATCGCAAATAGCAGCACTGGAGATATTGCGGCTAACTCTTACCATAACTACAGAAGAGATGTTCAGATGCTGAAGGAATTAGGTTCCAAATATTACAG ATTATCAATATCGTGGCCACGAATCCTGCCCTATGGTCGAGGGGACTACGTGGAACCGAGAGGAATCGCTTATTATAATGACTTGATCAACGAGCTCCTTACAAATGGGATCACTCCCTTCGTGACCATGTACCACTGGGATCTCCCTCAACACCTGAACGAGCAAGGAGGATGGTTAAATGAGGAAATTATTGATTGGTTTGGTGATTACGCCAGAGTCCTTTATCAGAATTTCGGAGATCGTGTCAAGCATTGGCTGACTATAAACGAACCTTACATCCATTGCCTCTTTGGCTATGGCACCGGCATCCATGCTCCTCGCCTCAAGTCCCCTGGAATCTTCTTCTACGAGTGCGGAAGGAATATTCTTCTGGCGCATGCCAGGGCATATCAGATCTACAACGAAGAATTTAGGAGCACACAGAATGGACAAGTTGCAATAGTGATAAGCTCAGATTGGGCGTACCCAGCTTCCGATTTGCTAGATGATCTTGAAGCTACTGAGGACTACTTTGCAtttcat CTTCGCCAATTCTCTGATCCCATTTTCTCCAAAACTGGTAACTATCCGCAAAGACTGATAGACCGTGTCCAAGCAGCCAGCACTGCAGAAGGTCTGTCAACTTCTCGTCTTCGCCCCTTCACCCAAGAACAGATCGATCTGATCCGAGGAAGCTCTGATTTTATGGCACTTAATAGCTACACTAGTAGATATGTGTATCGGAACAGTTCATTGGAAGGCGCTTATGAAATACCTTCGAATGATAATGATGCGTTCTTGGGCACTCATATGGATGAGTCGTGGCCCCCTAGTGCCAGTCCTTGGACGAGG GAACACGCACCGGGTCTATATAACCTATTAGTCTACATTAAAAACATCTACAACAATTCTCCTATATATATAACGGAAACCGGTTTTTCGACAGTAGGCTCGGATCTTAATGATGATGGCAGAGTTCAATACCACAGGAACTACTTGAATTCTGTATTGGATGCGTTAGATGAAG gTGTTGATGTCCGTGGATACTTTGCTTGGAGTTTGCTTGACAACTTCGAGTGGACGATGGGTTATAC acTAAAATTTGGTCTTTACCAAGTCGACATGGAAGACGTAAAGCGGACCAGAACGCCACGGAAATCAGCGCTCGTGTACAAGGAGATCATCAATAGTCGTGTGATAGACTATGAGTACAACCCGGACCCGTATGCTGACGGCGCTGTTGCCACAAGTGTATCCATTCTTTTAATATCTGTggcaatttttaatattacgcTTTAA
- the LOC133529461 gene encoding myrosinase 1-like isoform X3, producing MHTVCSGFQSWRSKGWSMWDHLVRTDPNHIANSSTGDIAANSYHNYRRDVQMLKELGSKYYRLSISWPRILPYGRGDYVEPRGIAYYNDLINELLTNGITPFVTMYHWDLPQHLNEQGGWLNEEIIDWFGDYARVLYQNFGDRVKHWLTINEPYIHCLFGYGTGIHAPRLKSPGIFFYECGRNILLAHARAYQIYNEEFRSTQNGQVAIVISSDWAYPASDLLDDLEATEDYFAFHLRQFSDPIFSKTGNYPQRLIDRVQAASTAEGLSTSRLRPFTQEQIDLIRGSSDFMALNSYTSRYVYRNSSLEGAYEIPSNDNDAFLGTHMDESWPPSASPWTREHAPGLYNLLVYIKNIYNNSPIYITETGFSTVGSDLNDDGRVQYHRNYLNSVLDALDEGVDVRGYFAWSLLDNFEWTMGYTLKFGLYQVDMEDVKRTRTPRKSALVYKEIINSRVIDYEYNPDPYADGAVATSVSILLISVAIFNITL from the exons GCAAAGGTTGGTCAATGTGGGACCACCTAGTTAGAACTGATCCTAATCATATCGCAAATAGCAGCACTGGAGATATTGCGGCTAACTCTTACCATAACTACAGAAGAGATGTTCAGATGCTGAAGGAATTAGGTTCCAAATATTACAG ATTATCAATATCGTGGCCACGAATCCTGCCCTATGGTCGAGGGGACTACGTGGAACCGAGAGGAATCGCTTATTATAATGACTTGATCAACGAGCTCCTTACAAATGGGATCACTCCCTTCGTGACCATGTACCACTGGGATCTCCCTCAACACCTGAACGAGCAAGGAGGATGGTTAAATGAGGAAATTATTGATTGGTTTGGTGATTACGCCAGAGTCCTTTATCAGAATTTCGGAGATCGTGTCAAGCATTGGCTGACTATAAACGAACCTTACATCCATTGCCTCTTTGGCTATGGCACCGGCATCCATGCTCCTCGCCTCAAGTCCCCTGGAATCTTCTTCTACGAGTGCGGAAGGAATATTCTTCTGGCGCATGCCAGGGCATATCAGATCTACAACGAAGAATTTAGGAGCACACAGAATGGACAAGTTGCAATAGTGATAAGCTCAGATTGGGCGTACCCAGCTTCCGATTTGCTAGATGATCTTGAAGCTACTGAGGACTACTTTGCAtttcat CTTCGCCAATTCTCTGATCCCATTTTCTCCAAAACTGGTAACTATCCGCAAAGACTGATAGACCGTGTCCAAGCAGCCAGCACTGCAGAAGGTCTGTCAACTTCTCGTCTTCGCCCCTTCACCCAAGAACAGATCGATCTGATCCGAGGAAGCTCTGATTTTATGGCACTTAATAGCTACACTAGTAGATATGTGTATCGGAACAGTTCATTGGAAGGCGCTTATGAAATACCTTCGAATGATAATGATGCGTTCTTGGGCACTCATATGGATGAGTCGTGGCCCCCTAGTGCCAGTCCTTGGACGAGG GAACACGCACCGGGTCTATATAACCTATTAGTCTACATTAAAAACATCTACAACAATTCTCCTATATATATAACGGAAACCGGTTTTTCGACAGTAGGCTCGGATCTTAATGATGATGGCAGAGTTCAATACCACAGGAACTACTTGAATTCTGTATTGGATGCGTTAGATGAAG gTGTTGATGTCCGTGGATACTTTGCTTGGAGTTTGCTTGACAACTTCGAGTGGACGATGGGTTATAC acTAAAATTTGGTCTTTACCAAGTCGACATGGAAGACGTAAAGCGGACCAGAACGCCACGGAAATCAGCGCTCGTGTACAAGGAGATCATCAATAGTCGTGTGATAGACTATGAGTACAACCCGGACCCGTATGCTGACGGCGCTGTTGCCACAAGTGTATCCATTCTTTTAATATCTGTggcaatttttaatattacgcTTTAA
- the LOC133529461 gene encoding myrosinase 1-like isoform X2: MCTVRSKRKSVARRFPPDFGFGASTAAYQTEGAWDVDGKGWSMWDHLVRTDPNHIANSSTGDIAANSYHNYRRDVQMLKELGSKYYRLSISWPRILPYGRGDYVEPRGIAYYNDLINELLTNGITPFVTMYHWDLPQHLNEQGGWLNEEIIDWFGDYARVLYQNFGDRVKHWLTINEPYIHCLFGYGTGIHAPRLKSPGIFFYECGRNILLAHARAYQIYNEEFRSTQNGQVAIVISSDWAYPASDLLDDLEATEDYFAFHLRQFSDPIFSKTGNYPQRLIDRVQAASTAEGLSTSRLRPFTQEQIDLIRGSSDFMALNSYTSRYVYRNSSLEGAYEIPSNDNDAFLGTHMDESWPPSASPWTREHAPGLYNLLVYIKNIYNNSPIYITETGFSTVGSDLNDDGRVQYHRNYLNSVLDALDEGVDVRGYFAWSLLDNFEWTMGYTLKFGLYQVDMEDVKRTRTPRKSALVYKEIINSRVIDYEYNPDPYADGAVATSVSILLISVAIFNITL, from the exons ATGTGCACTGTGAGAAGCAAAAGAAAATCAGTAGCGAGAAGGTTCCCCCCTGACTTTGGTTTTGGAGCATCTACAGCTGCTTATCAGACAGAAGGCGCTTGGGATGTTGATG GCAAAGGTTGGTCAATGTGGGACCACCTAGTTAGAACTGATCCTAATCATATCGCAAATAGCAGCACTGGAGATATTGCGGCTAACTCTTACCATAACTACAGAAGAGATGTTCAGATGCTGAAGGAATTAGGTTCCAAATATTACAG ATTATCAATATCGTGGCCACGAATCCTGCCCTATGGTCGAGGGGACTACGTGGAACCGAGAGGAATCGCTTATTATAATGACTTGATCAACGAGCTCCTTACAAATGGGATCACTCCCTTCGTGACCATGTACCACTGGGATCTCCCTCAACACCTGAACGAGCAAGGAGGATGGTTAAATGAGGAAATTATTGATTGGTTTGGTGATTACGCCAGAGTCCTTTATCAGAATTTCGGAGATCGTGTCAAGCATTGGCTGACTATAAACGAACCTTACATCCATTGCCTCTTTGGCTATGGCACCGGCATCCATGCTCCTCGCCTCAAGTCCCCTGGAATCTTCTTCTACGAGTGCGGAAGGAATATTCTTCTGGCGCATGCCAGGGCATATCAGATCTACAACGAAGAATTTAGGAGCACACAGAATGGACAAGTTGCAATAGTGATAAGCTCAGATTGGGCGTACCCAGCTTCCGATTTGCTAGATGATCTTGAAGCTACTGAGGACTACTTTGCAtttcat CTTCGCCAATTCTCTGATCCCATTTTCTCCAAAACTGGTAACTATCCGCAAAGACTGATAGACCGTGTCCAAGCAGCCAGCACTGCAGAAGGTCTGTCAACTTCTCGTCTTCGCCCCTTCACCCAAGAACAGATCGATCTGATCCGAGGAAGCTCTGATTTTATGGCACTTAATAGCTACACTAGTAGATATGTGTATCGGAACAGTTCATTGGAAGGCGCTTATGAAATACCTTCGAATGATAATGATGCGTTCTTGGGCACTCATATGGATGAGTCGTGGCCCCCTAGTGCCAGTCCTTGGACGAGG GAACACGCACCGGGTCTATATAACCTATTAGTCTACATTAAAAACATCTACAACAATTCTCCTATATATATAACGGAAACCGGTTTTTCGACAGTAGGCTCGGATCTTAATGATGATGGCAGAGTTCAATACCACAGGAACTACTTGAATTCTGTATTGGATGCGTTAGATGAAG gTGTTGATGTCCGTGGATACTTTGCTTGGAGTTTGCTTGACAACTTCGAGTGGACGATGGGTTATAC acTAAAATTTGGTCTTTACCAAGTCGACATGGAAGACGTAAAGCGGACCAGAACGCCACGGAAATCAGCGCTCGTGTACAAGGAGATCATCAATAGTCGTGTGATAGACTATGAGTACAACCCGGACCCGTATGCTGACGGCGCTGTTGCCACAAGTGTATCCATTCTTTTAATATCTGTggcaatttttaatattacgcTTTAA
- the LOC133529461 gene encoding myrosinase 1-like isoform X5: MQAGLVFILSVLLVSSAMCTVRSKRKSVARRFPPDFGFGASTAAYQTEGAWDVDGKGWSMWDHLVRTDPNHIANSSTGDIAANSYHNYRRDVQMLKELGSKYYRLSISWPRILPYGRGDYVEPRGIAYYNDLINELLTNGITPFVTMYHWDLPQHLNEQGGWLNEEIIDWFGDYARVLYQNFGDRVKHWLTINEPYIHCLFGYGTGIHAPRLKSPGIFFYECGRNILLAHARAYQIYNEEFRSTQNGQVAIVISSDWAYPASDLLDDLEATEDYFAFHLRQFSDPIFSKTGNYPQRLIDRVQAASTAEGLSTSRLRPFTQEQIDLIRGSSDFMALNSYTSRYVYRNSSLEGAYEIPSNDNDAFLGTHMDESWPPSASPWTREHAPGLYNLLVYIKNIYNNSPIYITETGFSTVGSDLNDDGRVQYHRNYLNSVLDALDEGLEPYSSTDSGPGQLG; this comes from the exons CGTACTTCTGGTGTCCAGTGCAATGTGCACTGTGAGAAGCAAAAGAAAATCAGTAGCGAGAAGGTTCCCCCCTGACTTTGGTTTTGGAGCATCTACAGCTGCTTATCAGACAGAAGGCGCTTGGGATGTTGATG GCAAAGGTTGGTCAATGTGGGACCACCTAGTTAGAACTGATCCTAATCATATCGCAAATAGCAGCACTGGAGATATTGCGGCTAACTCTTACCATAACTACAGAAGAGATGTTCAGATGCTGAAGGAATTAGGTTCCAAATATTACAG ATTATCAATATCGTGGCCACGAATCCTGCCCTATGGTCGAGGGGACTACGTGGAACCGAGAGGAATCGCTTATTATAATGACTTGATCAACGAGCTCCTTACAAATGGGATCACTCCCTTCGTGACCATGTACCACTGGGATCTCCCTCAACACCTGAACGAGCAAGGAGGATGGTTAAATGAGGAAATTATTGATTGGTTTGGTGATTACGCCAGAGTCCTTTATCAGAATTTCGGAGATCGTGTCAAGCATTGGCTGACTATAAACGAACCTTACATCCATTGCCTCTTTGGCTATGGCACCGGCATCCATGCTCCTCGCCTCAAGTCCCCTGGAATCTTCTTCTACGAGTGCGGAAGGAATATTCTTCTGGCGCATGCCAGGGCATATCAGATCTACAACGAAGAATTTAGGAGCACACAGAATGGACAAGTTGCAATAGTGATAAGCTCAGATTGGGCGTACCCAGCTTCCGATTTGCTAGATGATCTTGAAGCTACTGAGGACTACTTTGCAtttcat CTTCGCCAATTCTCTGATCCCATTTTCTCCAAAACTGGTAACTATCCGCAAAGACTGATAGACCGTGTCCAAGCAGCCAGCACTGCAGAAGGTCTGTCAACTTCTCGTCTTCGCCCCTTCACCCAAGAACAGATCGATCTGATCCGAGGAAGCTCTGATTTTATGGCACTTAATAGCTACACTAGTAGATATGTGTATCGGAACAGTTCATTGGAAGGCGCTTATGAAATACCTTCGAATGATAATGATGCGTTCTTGGGCACTCATATGGATGAGTCGTGGCCCCCTAGTGCCAGTCCTTGGACGAGG GAACACGCACCGGGTCTATATAACCTATTAGTCTACATTAAAAACATCTACAACAATTCTCCTATATATATAACGGAAACCGGTTTTTCGACAGTAGGCTCGGATCTTAATGATGATGGCAGAGTTCAATACCACAGGAACTACTTGAATTCTGTATTGGATGCGTTAGATGAAG ggctcgaaccatattcttccactgactccggtccagggcagcttgggtaa